GAATCTGATTTTTCCTGTGCTGGTTGTTCTTACCGCCATATTGATATAGGTGTAAGATGAAATATCGGTAAAGTTTACAAACTGCAGAATTGCCATTGCCCATTTTGCTTCTGCTGCTGGCGGTGTCGCGGGAAGAGAGAAGTTTCTGTAAGCGCCTTCATAACCATCAGCCGCCACTTCTTTTATAACAAACTGATTGCTCGAAACCCAGTTTAAAACAGGAGCTGTTTTGGTAAAATCAGGATTTTCAGAATAGATTTTTAGAGCATCCGCTGGAACAACAATTGGCGGCGTTGGCGGCGCTTCAACCTCAACGGTAAAAGTTTTCTTTTGGATGGTATTATCAGTATGTGTTATCTCTAAAGTTGTGGTAAATGTTCCTGCTTTGGTATATTTTACTTCAACAGTCGGCTCGATAGAAGCTCCCGGAGAACCTCCTTGAAAGGTCCATTTTATAGCTCGTACTTTTGTTGATGCATCAGTATAGGTTACGGTTTCCCCTCCTTTAATGGAAGTATTTGTTGAAGTGGCATTTAATTCTCCTTTTTTATAAAGATAGACTTCGCGCACGTCATCTTCACAGGAAAACAAAACAGCAAAAAGTACGAAAAACAAATATTTTAATCTAGCGATATGATTTAGTTTTATGGTCATGATTTTGGTTTTTTTGGTTAATTATTTTTAGAAAATAGAGGAAAGAATATAGAAAATAGACTTCTTACTGTTCTAGAAGATAACTGAAGAACAAAGACTAGAGATTTTCCAAGTAATACTTAATCGATCCTCTATGTTTTATGTTCTATTCTCTATATTCTATTCTCTATATTCTTTACTTCAATCCATCTAAAAATCCTTGATAAGCAGGTTTTTTATTATAATCAGCGTCTAGCAGTAGCGGATATTCTTTGGAGTGCCAGAAGCTGGTCAGCCACGTGTATTTGTCGGTTACTCCCCATGTTGAAATCGCGAATTTTTGAGTTTGGGGCAAGTCTTCGTACATCGATACAATGTATTTGTAGGTTTCGGCTTGTTTTTGATTTTCTACATCATTAAAGACATACGAATCTGATTTACCAGTGTTGACTTTGATATCCAATTCTGAAATATGAATCAGCAATCCCGTTGAAGCCAAATCGGTAAATCCGGTTTTCATGGTTTGTCTATTGGTATCTGTAGCGTAGTGAAACTGATCTCCTAAACCGTCAATAGGTACTCCGTTTGCTTTGAATCTGGTTACCATTTTTTTGATTGCTGTTCTTTTTCCAGCATCCAGAACTACACTGTAATCATTGTAGAATAATTTTGCATCAGGATCTGCTGCTTTTGCGTAGCGGAAACATCTTCCATAAAATCCGATTGGGTCTTTAAACAGGGAATTGATTACGGTTTCATTTCGCATAGCGCCGCCATCGGCAAAAATTTCATTTACGACGTCCCAGCTTTTTACTTTTCCTTTGTAACGCCCCACAACATCAGTAATATAAACTTTGACTTTGGCTTCAAAAGCAATCGAATCGTATTGGGCTTTTTTAAACCATTCTGGAAACGAATCGTACCAAACCAAAGTATGTCCGTGAACTTCCATATTATTGTCTTTTGCAAAACCTACTAAATAATCTGCCGCAGTGTAATTGTATGTTGTCGATGAAGACCAAATACTGGCCATCTTCATTTCAAATTCGGCTGTAATCTGATTATAATGTTTTAAAACGGCATTTTTATAGTTGGCTTCGTTTTGCAAATCTTTCATTTTAACCGCAGCTCCAATTTTAAATTTGGATTTTTCTTTTAAAGTCTGCGTAATTGGATTTGGATTTCCAGAATCGCCTTCATCTGCGTATTTTAAAACTACTTTTTCGTCGTTGCTGCAAGAAGCAAACATTAAAGCGGTGAGTGCTCCTAAAATATATTGTTTCATCATGTTATCTTTTTAAATCCGGAAGTCAGATCAGGATTCCAACTTCCGGATGGGTTATTACTAACTTTAACCTTAACTTTTTGTCTCTTTTAAACACATAGGAACATAGATTTTGAAAACTTTATAAAGGCGTTTTACTTTCATTAATTCACATAGCAAAAACTATGTTGAAGAAATTTGTTTCTCTTTAGATATCTTTTAATTAGAAAAAATCTATGTTTCTATGTGTTAGAAAATTTAATTGTAACCAACATTAAATCCAGCTGGTTTTCCCATCAAATCAATTTGTGATTGTGGAATTGGCATGTTTACCATTGCTGGAGTCATTCTTAAAGGTACTTCACCCGAAATAGTTCCAGATGGACTTGAACGGAAATATAAATTTTGTCTTTCAACCAAAAGTCCTAATCTTTTCAGCAGGAACCATCTGTTGTTTTCAAAAGCCAATTCTCTTGCTGATTCGTCTAAATAATTGTTTAAAGTCCACGATGTTAAATCAAAAGTGGTTACAGTACTTTCTGGGTTTCCTGTATAACCTCTTCTTCTTACTTTATTTAAATAGGCCAGTGCTTTGGTATCATTTCCTAAATTATGATGTGCTTCTGATGCCAGTAAATACGTTTCTGCCAATCTGTAATACATATAATCTTTGTAACTGTTGGAAGTCATTGGCAGTTTTTCAGTATCATGGTATTTTTTCAAACTCCAGTGCCAAGCTCTGTAATTTCCGTTTGGTGCTGCAATTGCCGGATTGGTAATAGGCTGTCCGAATCTTGGATTACTTGGAACATTGATTTTATAATCCTGATAATTATCTGAATAATAATAGGTTTTAAATCGTAAATCATTGGTTTGGTCGTAAAGTGATTTCAGGTAATTGTTGGGATAAAACCATCCCAAAGCCTGACCACCGTAAGCTACATCTTGAACCAATTCATTGGCATTTAATTCATAAGTTCTGTGTGTAAAAACACTGCTTAACCAAGAGCCGCCGCCTCCGGCTAAATCATCACTTGGCCCTAATAAAAAGTCTTTTTGATAGGTAAAAAGAGATTCTTTATGATTTCCATTTTGTCCCCAAACATCAGCAAGTGCTACTAAACCGTGTGTTCCGTCGTTAATAATGGCATCAAATTGAGCGGCAGCTTCTGCCCAGTCTTCCTGCCATAAAGCGCTTTTGCCGCGAATGTGTCTCGCAACACCCTGGCCATAACGTCCCGGATCTACTTTAAAAGGAAGATTGGCAATAGCGTAATCTAAATCGGCATCGATTAATCGATATACATCTGCATCGCTGGCTACTTTGTATTCAACCGGATCGTTAATATTTTCAGGAGTTGTCGGAATAGTATCGATAAGGATTCCGCCATACATTTGTTTTAGGTCCAGATATAATTCACCTCTTATCACTCTTGCCTGTGCTACTAATCTTTTTTTGGCATTTTCATCCATTTTGATATTCCTAGCCGATGTAATAATAGCCGAACATCTGTCGATGATTTTATAACCTTGAATCCATTTTGAACCTGTAAATGACTGCGGATTATGTCCGGTTCCGTAAGGTGTATTCCATGTTCTGTGCAGTCCTAAATCGGTGGCAACCATAAAGAACACATTGGCCCACAAATCGCTGTTATCGCCTGAAGGCAGGTTGTAATAACGCATTTGGTTGTAAAGTGCATTTACTCCTACTTCTAATCCTGCAGGAGAATTGTAGATATAGTCTACAGAAACCTGATCTTTTACGTTTTCTTCCAGAAAATCTTCGCATGAAGTAAGTCCTAAAGAAAGTCCGAATATCAAAACAAATAGAAAATTTATATTTTTCATGATCTTGTTATTTTTATTTTATTGAATGTCTTAAACTTTGTTATTAGAAACCTACTTGTAACCCTATAACACAAGTAACTGGTTCTGGATAATCGCCTATTTCTTTTTCTGGGCTGTACGATTGGTAATCCGTCAAAGTGACTAAGTTGCTTCCGGTTACATACAACCTCATATTACTCAATCCTAATGATTTAAGCGTGTTTTCAGGAAATTTGAATCCAACAGAAACGTTTTGCAAACGAATGTATGAGGCGTCTTGTAATCCTAACGTATTGATGTATGGCGGATCGTTTCCGTCTCTTGGTCTCGGCCAGTTTCCACCCGGATTTTCAGGTGTCCAATAGTCTTGTTTAATACCATTTTTTACTCCTCTTAATGAACCTCCGTGAACATAATCGTACAAGAACAAGTTATCTCTGGTAACGCCTTGAACAGTATAAATATCTGCCGAGAAATCAAATTGTTTGTATTCTAAAGCCAATGAAAAGGTTCCGAACCAATCAGGCATTTTTGAAGTGATAATTCTGTCCTGATCTGGATTTGGATTAGCTCCATTTGACGGATCGGCATCGTATAATTTGATATCTCCTGGATATAAAGTAGTTCCTGTAACAATTGGAATTGTTTCTCCTTCTTGATAAATTCCGACTGCTTTGTAGCGGTAATACACATCGATTGGTTTTCCTATAAACCAGAGGTTTCCAACGGCATCATCTTCTCTTCCATCTCCGTTTGCATCTTTACCATAAATGCTTACAATGCTGTTTTTGTTTTTAGTGAAAGTGGCTCCTACATTTAATCTGAAATCTTTCTTTTTGATCAAATCACTATTTAAGGTAATTTCCAAACCTTTATTGTTTACTTTACCAATATTGGACAATTTCGTGGTATAGCCAGTGTTGGCATTTAAGGTTTCGTAAATCAATAAATCTGAAGTGTCGGTATTATAAACCTCAACTGTTCCTGTTAATCTGTTTTTGAAAAGACCAAAATCAGCAGCAAGGTTTAATTGTGTTGAAGTTTCCCAGCGTAAATCTGGATTTGATAATTGTGATCCCGGAACGTATCCAGAAACTTTTACTCCGTTTATAATGTAATCTCTCTGTACTGCTGTTGCCATACTTTGATACGGATCTTTCGGCTGGTTTCCTACTTTACCATAACTGGCTCTTAGTTTGAAATTGCTGATAACTGGAAGATGTTCTTTTATGAATTCTTCATTAGAAACATTCCAAGCCGCATTTACAGCAGGAAAGAATCCCCATTTATTATTTTTTCCAAATACTGAAGATCCATCGGCTCTTCCTGAAACCGTGAAATAATATTTGCTGTCAAAATCATATTCTAATTTTCCTGCGAAAGAAATAAGTGATCTTTCATTTCCTCCAATTAATGGTGTATTTAAGAAGGCACTT
This is a stretch of genomic DNA from Flavobacterium endoglycinae. It encodes these proteins:
- a CDS encoding PKD domain-containing protein, translating into MTIKLNHIARLKYLFFVLFAVLFSCEDDVREVYLYKKGELNATSTNTSIKGGETVTYTDASTKVRAIKWTFQGGSPGASIEPTVEVKYTKAGTFTTTLEITHTDNTIQKKTFTVEVEAPPTPPIVVPADALKIYSENPDFTKTAPVLNWVSSNQFVIKEVAADGYEGAYRNFSLPATPPAAEAKWAMAILQFVNFTDISSYTYINMAVRTTSTGKIRFRMKDASNTGYVEFNSTSNLYGLKRDGAWNMVQIPIADYKKQNPLLDLTKIKDILVLRSVDPEDVRSLNNYTFDIDHIYLSK
- a CDS encoding endo-1,4-beta-xylanase; the protein is MKQYILGALTALMFASCSNDEKVVLKYADEGDSGNPNPITQTLKEKSKFKIGAAVKMKDLQNEANYKNAVLKHYNQITAEFEMKMASIWSSSTTYNYTAADYLVGFAKDNNMEVHGHTLVWYDSFPEWFKKAQYDSIAFEAKVKVYITDVVGRYKGKVKSWDVVNEIFADGGAMRNETVINSLFKDPIGFYGRCFRYAKAADPDAKLFYNDYSVVLDAGKRTAIKKMVTRFKANGVPIDGLGDQFHYATDTNRQTMKTGFTDLASTGLLIHISELDIKVNTGKSDSYVFNDVENQKQAETYKYIVSMYEDLPQTQKFAISTWGVTDKYTWLTSFWHSKEYPLLLDADYNKKPAYQGFLDGLK
- a CDS encoding RagB/SusD family nutrient uptake outer membrane protein; this translates as MKNINFLFVLIFGLSLGLTSCEDFLEENVKDQVSVDYIYNSPAGLEVGVNALYNQMRYYNLPSGDNSDLWANVFFMVATDLGLHRTWNTPYGTGHNPQSFTGSKWIQGYKIIDRCSAIITSARNIKMDENAKKRLVAQARVIRGELYLDLKQMYGGILIDTIPTTPENINDPVEYKVASDADVYRLIDADLDYAIANLPFKVDPGRYGQGVARHIRGKSALWQEDWAEAAAQFDAIINDGTHGLVALADVWGQNGNHKESLFTYQKDFLLGPSDDLAGGGGSWLSSVFTHRTYELNANELVQDVAYGGQALGWFYPNNYLKSLYDQTNDLRFKTYYYSDNYQDYKINVPSNPRFGQPITNPAIAAPNGNYRAWHWSLKKYHDTEKLPMTSNSYKDYMYYRLAETYLLASEAHHNLGNDTKALAYLNKVRRRGYTGNPESTVTTFDLTSWTLNNYLDESARELAFENNRWFLLKRLGLLVERQNLYFRSSPSGTISGEVPLRMTPAMVNMPIPQSQIDLMGKPAGFNVGYN